The Cylindrospermum stagnale PCC 7417 genome segment GGGCATAAATCTAGTAACTTTGTTGCCGCAAAAGCATATATTGCTCTTCAGTTTACCGGCTATATGTGCTGACATCCAAGCCCTGAATCACTTAGTTTGTGAACTCAGTAGATGCTATGTCGCTTGTTTGCGGGGTGAGGAAGTTTCTGGGGAGGCTATACAATATGCTGATATTGCTGAATGGCAAAATCAATTTCTGGAGACAGAAGATTTAGATTACTGGAAAGAGTTTGATATCTATAGTCTGGGAAATTTAAAGCTTCCTTACTCAAAGCAGCAGACTTATAGATCGGAATTCAAACCCGAATGTTTTCGGGTGAAGGTTGCGTCAGATTTGATAGCTAAAATCAACGCCATAATACAGCAGACAAATATTTCAAAACATATATTTTTTCTAACTTGTTGGCAAATATTACTTTGGCGGCTAACTGATAACTCAGATATGATTATTGGAACTGCTAGTGATGGGCGTTATTATGAAGAACTAAAAGAATCTCTAGGGCTATTAGTTAAATATTTACCTCTTCAGTGCCATTTTGAAGGAAATTATAAATTTAGCGATTTGTTGCTTCATGTAGAAGAAGCTACAGAGGAAATATTTGCTAGCCATAATAGTTTTTGTTTAGATAAAAATACCGAGTTAGATGGAAACAGATCCGAGCAGATATTCTTTCCATTTTGTTTTGAGTATGAATCTGTTTTAGGCAAACAATATGCTGGTGATGTCTGCTTTTCAATTTATCAGCAGTACAGTTGTGTTGACAGATTCCAAGTCAAACTATCTTGTGTTGATCAAAATGATGGGATAAGTGCCGAATTTTTCTACGATGCCAATATCTTCACTTTAGAAGAAATTCAACGTCTTGCTAGTCAATTCGAGATGTTGTTAGCTAGTGTGGTGAAGAATCCTGAAGGAGCAATCGGCAGCTTCGATATCCTGAGTCCAAATGAACGAACCAAACTTTTAGTTGAATTCAACAATACAAAAACTGTTGTTCCTCAATACCAATGCATACACCATTGGTTTGAGTCGCAGTGCGATCGCATACCTGACGATATTGCGGTAGTCTATGAAAACCAGCAACTCACTTACTCAGAGCTAAACGCACGCTCAAATCAGCTAGCTCATTACCTGCAACAACTGGGTGTTGCTCCAGAAGTGATCGTCGGGATTTGCGTAGAGCGATCGCTAGAAATGCTAGTCGGAGTCCTGGGCATCCTTAAAGCTGGTGGAGCTTACCTACCATTAGATCCCAACCATCCCCAAGAACGGTTAGCCTTTATCTTAGGGGAAACCTCTGCACCTATACTGTTAACCCAGCAACGGTTGCTGCCGATTCTGCCTGATCACAGTGCTCACTTACTCTGCTTAGATTGCGACTGGGAGAAAGTTGCTCAACAAGATACAGACAACTTGGCTGGTAAGACAACTGCTGACAATCTAGCTTATATCATCTATACCTCCGGCTCTACTGGCAAACCAAAGGGCACACTAATTCCCCATCGAGGGCTAGTCAACTATCTAACCTGGTGTACTCAAGCCTATGCAGTGGAATTGGGACAAGGGGCGGTTGTTCACTCTTCCTTAGCCTTTGATTTGACTATTACAGGTTTGTTTTCTCCTTTATTGGTAGGGCGTTGCGTAGAACTTCTCCCAGAAGATCAGAGCATCGAGTCTTTGTGCAATGCTTTACGCAAAGGTTCAAACTACAGCTTAGTCAAAATTACCCCCGCTCAACTGCAATTACTCTCACATCAGTTATCACCTTCAGAAGCAAAGGGTCTAACCAGAGCTTTTATCATCGGTGGTGAAAACTTGTTAGCAGAAAGCATCACCTTTTGGCAAAAGTTTGCACCAGACACGATGCTGATTAATGAATATGGGCCGACTGAAACTGTCGTCGGTTGCTGCATTTATCAAGTGCCGTCAGGTGAGATGCTTTCCGGTTCAATTCCTATTGGTCAGCCGATTGCCAACACCGAGTTATATGTACTCAATCAAAACTACCAACCGATGCCGATAGGTGTTGCCGGTGAACTTTATATTGGTGGTGCCGGACTAGCTAGAGGGTATTTAAATCGTCCTGAACTCACAGCAGAGAAATTTATTCCCCATCCCTTTAGCGACGAACCAGGGGCAAGGTTGTACAAAACGGGAGACTTAGTTCGTTTTCGGTCGGATGGAAATTTAGAGTTTTTGGGGCGAATAGATCATCAAGTCAAGGTCAGAGGTTTTCGGATTGAGTTAGGAGAGATTGAGGGATTACTGGTACAACATCCTGGTGTGCAGGAAACAGTGGTGATAGTCCGGGAGGATACACCAGGTGATCAACGTTTAATAGCTTATGTTGTTGCTGTTCGTGGTGTCACTCCAGCGCCTAACGAACTACGGAGTTATCTAAAAGAGCAGTTGCCAGAATATATGATTCCGTCGGTGTTTGTGTTGTTAAATGCGCTGCCATTAACAACCAATGGCAAAGTAGACCGTCAAGCTTTACCTGCACCTAATCAATCGGATATCGCCCAACTGGGAAAAACTTTTGTTGCTCCTCACACACCTGTTGAGGAAATGCTAGCTGGAGTTTGGGCGCAAATCTTGGGGATTCAGCAAGTAGGGATTAACGACAACTTTTTTGAATTAGGTGGACATTCCCTATTAGCTACTCAGGTAATTTCGCAAGTGCGGAAAGCGTTTGGAGTTGAATTGACGCTACGTTATTTGTTTAAGTCACCGACAGTGGCCGGACTTGCCAAGGATATAGAGATGGCAATCAAGGCTGAACCGGAATTAAAATCGGTGCCTTCTCTAGAACGTGTTTCACGGGATATTGAATTACCATTGTCTTTTGCCCAGCAGAGATTGTGGTTTATTCATCAGTTAGATCCAGATTCATCTGCTTATAACGGTGCTGATTTGGTGCGGTTGCAAGGGAAGCTAAATGTGGCAGCCCTAGAGGAGAGCATTAACGAAATTGTGCGGCGCCATGAAGCTTTGCGGACGTGCTTTGTAGCGGTTGAGGGGCGATCGCACCATTCGATTATACCTGAACTGCGGATACCCTTGCCAGTCATGGATTTGCAGCATTTGTCAGCGGCTGAACAGGAGCAAAAAGTGCGATCGCTAGAAGCAGAAAATGCCCAGCAGCCATTCAACTTGAAAAATGTACCATTACTACGCTTACTTCTACTACGCCTCACTACAGAAGAACACATATTACTCGTAACAATGCATCACATTATCTCTGATGCTTGGTCAGGGGGAATATTTATTCGGGAAATCTCAGCACTTTATCAAGCATTCTCAACCGGAAAACCTTCTCCCCTACCAGAGTTACCTATTCAATATGCTGACTATGCAGTTTGGCAACAAAAATTGTTACAAGGCGAAACACTAAATACTCAATTAAACTACTGGAAGCAGCAGCTAAAAAACGCTAAAACAGTTCTAGAATTACCCACCGACAAACCACGCTCCCAACTACAAACTTGCCTAGGCAAAAAACATTCATTCGCCCTTTCCCCAAAACTATCTAACAGTATCAAATCCCTGAGCCAGCGAGAAAATGCCACCTTGTTTATGACTCTACTTGCAGCTTTTAATGTGTTACTTTACCACTACACAGAGCAAGAAGATATTCTCATAGGTTCTCCCATTGCTAACCGCAACCGCAGTGAATTAGAAGAGTTAATTGGCTTTTTTGTCAACACTTTATTATTGCGGACTAACCTTTCCCATAACCCCAGTTTTCAAGAAATATTGCAACGCGTAAAAGCAATGGCATTAGGAGCTTATGCCAACCAAGATATACCTTTTGAAAAGCTAGTTGCAGAACTACAGCCAGAACGCAGCTTGAATCACTCCCCACTATTTCAAGTATGGTTTGTCCTGCAAAATGCTCCCAAGTCAAATCTAGAAATGGAGGGACTAAACCTCACCATTTTAGAGACTGACAGCAGCATGGTACGTCATGATTTAAAACTACAATTATCAGAAACACCAACGGGACTGCAAGGATTTTTTGAGTATAAAACCGATTTATTTCATGCCACAACCATCACTCGCATGGCAGGTATTTTAGAAACCCTTCTAACAATCATTAGCGAACAACCCGATATTAAACTAGACCAGCTAGTAAAGCTTTTGCAAGAAACAGAAAAACAACAGCAAATGCTTCAACAGCAAGAATTACAACAAACACGGATTCAGAAATTAGGCAAAATTGGACGCAAAACAATTACTGGACAAATTGAATCATGATCCTTTGGAATTTTCTCTGTGTCCTCTGCATCTGGAGCGGTTGAATAAAAAAGCCAGATTAATCTAAACCTTAGATAATTATGAATTTAAAATCTTTCCAACGCAAAACAATTAATCTTTCCTCAGCAAACCTCATCAAATCCGAAGTTTTAAAACCGGAACAACAGCTTCCTCTCGTCATCCAACCTGCTGTTGATAGCGTAAATTTAGTCAGTTGGTCAAGCAGTAATCGTGATTGGATTGAAACTAAATTACTCCAACACGGAGGTCTGCTGTTTCGCAACTTTCAGGTACATAACAATAGCGAATTTGAAAACTTTATTCAAGCTATTGCTGGGGAATTAATCGAATATTCTTATCGTTCAACTCCGCGCAGTCAAGTTAGTGGTAAGATATATACATCTACAGAATATCCGCCCGATCAATCAATTCCTTTGCACAACGAAATGGCCTATTCTCTTAATTGGCCCATGAAAATTGCCTTCTTTTGTGTAAAGGCAGCAGAGCAAAGTGGAGAAACACCAATTGCTGATAGTCACAAAGTATTTCAACGGTTAAATCCCCAGATAAAAGAGCAATTTATTCAAAAAAAGATTATGTACGTCCGTAATTACGGACAGGAAATTGATTTACCTTGGGAAACCGTATTTCAAACCAAAGTTAAATCAGAAGTAGAAGCTTATTGTCATCATGCTGGCATTGAATTTGAATGGAAAAAGGGAAATAATCTCAGAACCAGTCAAGTATGCCAAGCTATTGCTACCCATCCAAAAACCGGCGAGTTAGTTTGGTTTAATCAAGCACATTTATTTCATGTATCCAGCTTGAAATCCGAAGTTCGCAATTCTTTACTTGACATGTTAACAGCCGAGGAATTACCACGCAACGCTTTTTATGGAGATGGTTCGGAAATTGAAACATCGGTGTTAGAAGAAATTAAAGAAATATATCAGCAAGAAACAGTTATATTTTCTTGGCAGGAAGGAGATATTTTACTGCTAGATAATATGTTGGTAGCACATGGACGTAAACCATTTACTGGTGCGAGAAAAGTTTTAGTAGGTATGGCACAACCATACACAAGTAAATAAATTAATTTGATCTGAGTAAACCAAGAAAAACTATGCAAACTCTATCAATAGAAGGCTTTCAAATTTCACCTCAACAAAAACGGTTATGGTTGTTGCAGTCAGAAACCAACCATCAGCCATATCGGGTTCAAGGTGCAGTTGTAATTGAAGGGAATATTCAGGATGTAATTTTAGAGAAGGCCATACATAATATTTTAGCTAAATATGAAATTTTGCGTACCAATTTTCCTACATTGGCAGGAATGATAGTTCCTTTA includes the following:
- a CDS encoding non-ribosomal peptide synthetase, with translation MQKQTYGFKLSPQQRRLWFLQQDCQVYSSYCAVLLEGNLDKEILKEALYQVVKRHEILRTSFHSTRGIKSPVQVISDNIVLSITEYYLESKETLENDLEQLFKSANQRNFDWEQGRLLGINLVTLLPQKHILLFSLPAICADIQALNHLVCELSRCYVACLRGEEVSGEAIQYADIAEWQNQFLETEDLDYWKEFDIYSLGNLKLPYSKQQTYRSEFKPECFRVKVASDLIAKINAIIQQTNISKHIFFLTCWQILLWRLTDNSDMIIGTASDGRYYEELKESLGLLVKYLPLQCHFEGNYKFSDLLLHVEEATEEIFASHNSFCLDKNTELDGNRSEQIFFPFCFEYESVLGKQYAGDVCFSIYQQYSCVDRFQVKLSCVDQNDGISAEFFYDANIFTLEEIQRLASQFEMLLASVVKNPEGAIGSFDILSPNERTKLLVEFNNTKTVVPQYQCIHHWFESQCDRIPDDIAVVYENQQLTYSELNARSNQLAHYLQQLGVAPEVIVGICVERSLEMLVGVLGILKAGGAYLPLDPNHPQERLAFILGETSAPILLTQQRLLPILPDHSAHLLCLDCDWEKVAQQDTDNLAGKTTADNLAYIIYTSGSTGKPKGTLIPHRGLVNYLTWCTQAYAVELGQGAVVHSSLAFDLTITGLFSPLLVGRCVELLPEDQSIESLCNALRKGSNYSLVKITPAQLQLLSHQLSPSEAKGLTRAFIIGGENLLAESITFWQKFAPDTMLINEYGPTETVVGCCIYQVPSGEMLSGSIPIGQPIANTELYVLNQNYQPMPIGVAGELYIGGAGLARGYLNRPELTAEKFIPHPFSDEPGARLYKTGDLVRFRSDGNLEFLGRIDHQVKVRGFRIELGEIEGLLVQHPGVQETVVIVREDTPGDQRLIAYVVAVRGVTPAPNELRSYLKEQLPEYMIPSVFVLLNALPLTTNGKVDRQALPAPNQSDIAQLGKTFVAPHTPVEEMLAGVWAQILGIQQVGINDNFFELGGHSLLATQVISQVRKAFGVELTLRYLFKSPTVAGLAKDIEMAIKAEPELKSVPSLERVSRDIELPLSFAQQRLWFIHQLDPDSSAYNGADLVRLQGKLNVAALEESINEIVRRHEALRTCFVAVEGRSHHSIIPELRIPLPVMDLQHLSAAEQEQKVRSLEAENAQQPFNLKNVPLLRLLLLRLTTEEHILLVTMHHIISDAWSGGIFIREISALYQAFSTGKPSPLPELPIQYADYAVWQQKLLQGETLNTQLNYWKQQLKNAKTVLELPTDKPRSQLQTCLGKKHSFALSPKLSNSIKSLSQRENATLFMTLLAAFNVLLYHYTEQEDILIGSPIANRNRSELEELIGFFVNTLLLRTNLSHNPSFQEILQRVKAMALGAYANQDIPFEKLVAELQPERSLNHSPLFQVWFVLQNAPKSNLEMEGLNLTILETDSSMVRHDLKLQLSETPTGLQGFFEYKTDLFHATTITRMAGILETLLTIISEQPDIKLDQLVKLLQETEKQQQMLQQQELQQTRIQKLGKIGRKTITGQIES
- a CDS encoding TauD/TfdA family dioxygenase, with product MNLKSFQRKTINLSSANLIKSEVLKPEQQLPLVIQPAVDSVNLVSWSSSNRDWIETKLLQHGGLLFRNFQVHNNSEFENFIQAIAGELIEYSYRSTPRSQVSGKIYTSTEYPPDQSIPLHNEMAYSLNWPMKIAFFCVKAAEQSGETPIADSHKVFQRLNPQIKEQFIQKKIMYVRNYGQEIDLPWETVFQTKVKSEVEAYCHHAGIEFEWKKGNNLRTSQVCQAIATHPKTGELVWFNQAHLFHVSSLKSEVRNSLLDMLTAEELPRNAFYGDGSEIETSVLEEIKEIYQQETVIFSWQEGDILLLDNMLVAHGRKPFTGARKVLVGMAQPYTSK